The genomic DNA tgggtcttagttgcagtatgtgggatctagttcccagactagggatcagacccaggccccctgtattgggagtgtggaatcctggccactggaccaccagggaagtcctaatccTAATTTTATACTTAAATCTTTATCAGTATTTAtattgcaggtttttttttttaaagcttcaagTGGGATCTGtttggggaagagagaaagaaacctaCAAAATCCTTACTTGCAATATTACTACTATCTTTTGATTCATTTGTCAAattgacctgctgctgctaagtcacttcagtcgtgtccgactctgtgtgaccccatagatggcagcccaccaggctcccccatccctgggattctccaggcaagaacactggagtggattgccatttccttctccaatgcgtgaaaggaaaaaatgaaagtgaagtcgctcagtcgtccccgactcttagagaccgcatggactgcagcccaccaggctcctctgtccatgggattttccgggcaagagtactggagtggggtgccattgccttaagctGATCTGATTAGGAGGTGAAACATTTACAGTTATCCTGGATGTCTTTCCCTAACAGATTTCAGTAACTCGTCTTTGTAAAACTAAATACCTCCTGAAAAGGATTCACAGTATACAGATCTAGAATGGGGGAGCTTTTCTGCTGTTGTTATAGCTCTGGGGAGCCACCCTACTCTTGCTTTTTGGTCTGACACCTGATAGGAAATTGagagtttgtttcatttttccattGTCCAATTTTTATATGTTACTTCTAGAAATTGCTATGAAGATGAGATTAATTCCGATTTCATAATAGGTTACTAAAAACACATGTTCAACTTACTGTCTCATACCTTCTGACAAAGCTGAACTGTGCCATCACTGATCATTGTTTCCACTGGGGCCTGGAGCACTTGGTGCTGTAAGCCCTCCCTTCTCATGTAACCATGGCAAGTTTTAACcgttgattaaaaaaagaaagcataatggTATCCTGAACAGCTTCTTCCAAACCAAACCGTTAATAGAGCATTTAACACCTTTTAAATTCTTCTCAACTGTctgggattttttgttgtttgttttgtttgggaaTTTTTCTGGCTTTTGTTTTGTGACTTGAtctagctgctaagtcgcttcagtcatgtctgattctgtgagaccccatagatggcagcccaggctcccccatccctgggattctccaggcaagaacactggagtgggttgccatttccttctctaactagtcttgtttaaaaaaaaaagtcggggtggggggggggctgTTTGCAAAGTTCTTATTTACCGTTAAATTTAAATGCAGTTGTGTTTATTCTGAAAATACACTTAAGGCAAAAGAGCATTTTAAAGGATTTAGGGAGGGGGTGAGGGGGCGCTGCCCTTGTTTCTCCCTCCCCCACGTCCTTGCCTTGTGAAATAGAGCGTTTTATCTAGAGACAGGAGAGCAGATCAAAACCCTACAGAGCAGTTACCTGTATGGCAATTTCAAAGGTGGACGATGAGACATTGCAGCTGGGGCAGCCGTAGCTTCAACTAGTGGGAAAATGTTCGGCCGCCAAGCGCTGTGGCTGGGGTGAGCGGAGGAGAAGCGGAGGCCGGGATTGGCCGGCGGCGGAGGGGGCGTCGCCGGGGGGAGGAAGACTCGGCTCAGCCATGGCCGCCGCTCGCTCTCGGGTAGTGCACTTGCTGAGGCTTCTGCAACGCGCAGCGTGAGTGCGGGGCCGGACGGGCGGCGGGCAGGCAGGGGACCCGAGGGTGCGGCCGAGCCCACGCAGCCCCCGGGGAGCGACCCGCCCGGGCCCGCGCGTTCTTCCTCGGATCTTTTTCCGGGACGCGGTACCGCAGAGCGCGGCGGCCTGGACTCCGCTGTCAGTGTGCCAAGTAGCCAAGGAGCCAAAAGCAGCCGCTTGTACTTCGTCTGATCTACCGTTGAAACTAAGGTCGAGAGAGGAGAGCTCCAGGTCCCAGTCGAGGCAGACAGAGGACAGCTTGGCACAGTGACCAAGACAAATGCATGTATCCAACCAGCACATACTGAGTGTATGGTAATGCATCAGAAACtattctaggtgctggggatacaaGGACAAGAGGCTTTGGATCAGTTTAAAGTTAGCAGAGACTTGCATGAGGGGATAGCAGTGAAGTTAGGTATTGGTTCAGTGGTAGCATTCTTCCCTTCCACGTGGGAGGTCTGGGTTCTGATTCCTGGCCAATGCAATGTCCttatgttggggcttcccaggtggcacagtggtaaagaaatctctGCCAATGCTGACACAAGagagccgggtttgatccctgggtggggaagatcccctgaagaaggaaatggcaacctgctgcagtatttttgcttggaaacaTCCCAAGgaccagtccatggagtcacgaagagtcggacatgacttagctactgagcaCATGCACGGGTGAAAGGGGTCTGTGCAGAACGCAGAGGACAGAGGgtgcaggagagagggagggatgtgaagacagaggtgaaccgcaagggactcagccacacatatacatgcatacattctcccccaaactccccttccatccaggttgccacataacattgagcagagttctatgtACTTGCTATACgttaagtccttgttggttatcatttttaaatacagcagtgtgtacatgtcaatcccaaactgggttggggtggggggagggggtagtGGGTGAGGGGGTTGATGATGCAGGAGAGCAAAGGAAGAACTGTTGGTAGTGATGTTTTGAGAAGCTGAGCAGAGCTGAGATTTAGTGTGCAGGGGAGAGGTTGGCCTTTGCTAAGATATGGCCAGTTTATCAGTGATACCAGGAAGGAAGTCAAAATTATTGTGCCAGACCCAGAAGGTGTGTAGATGAGAGCCTGGCTGTAACTTTGCAGAGTTCAGGAGGCCAAGGAAATGAAGTCAACAGGATGTGGGTGAGGAAGAGAGAAACCAGAGGGTGAGCAagccagaggggagaggagggtgagAGTTTTAAGCATGAAACTCTTAACTATGATAACAAGGATCAAGTAAGGGGAAGGATGGGACATAGGGGACAGATGGAGGTCCAAAGAAGGCAAGAGGGGGTGGAATTCAGACTACAACTGAGGAGTAGAAATGATGAATTGAGATAGCCTGAGAGCTTGGAAATTATATAACAAAAAGAGAAGCGGAGTGTCCTCCCACAGTGTCGAATTTTCCTTCCCTTTGAGCCCCTCTTCTTGTCCTGGAGGGGCATAAAGCAGCGAAGGACCTAGAAGGTAATGCCAAGTGAAGGACAACTCTGGGACCCTGCATTATTCGGTTTTCTCCGCGGGAGCCTGCAGATGACTCAGGCCCTCCGGGATGCTCCAGAAGAAACCCTTACACGTGGCGCTTTCCGCGGCGCCCACCAGATGGCAACCTCAACTCACGCTGGCGACTCACACCCGACCACGCCCGTGTTCACTTAATTGAGTTTTTGAGATCTTGACTATCATTGAGTTTAAcgcttttccttccttcccctttcccttctgccCTCTCCCTTCTCAGAGGTTTTCAGTCCAAGTTTGCAGGCGGCGGTCggggatggtggggtggggggtatgCACGCGCTTACCTGCGGGACCCACCAAGACAGGGTCCCGTGGGCAATAGAAACACAAACCCTTTTGCGAGGCTCAATCGGATGGTGGTAAACAGAAGAGGAAGCCAGAGATGGGACTGACCAAGGACTAGGAGGCGACCAAGATGTGGAAGTCAAGGGAGGGAACCTCTAGAAAGAGGAACACATGGGATATCTGTAGAGGAGCGGACTGAGGTAAGGGATTggggagaagaaggtgacaggtGTGATCTCGGTTTAGGGGGACACGGAGAGCAGGAAATCCTGGAGCCGAGAAAGGCCAGAGGCGCCACGTGGTGACCAGAGGGGGCCTACTGGCCACTGAGGGCTTCCAGAGGAAGCAGCCCAGAGCCTGTTTGAACACCCTGAAGACAATGGGAAAATACAAGGAAAGTTCAGGAGGAGAGAAGTAGGGTCTGAGGTGCGAGTCCTTAACACTGGGTCAATTTGGCCAAGGCTCCTAACCTAGTAAGAAGTGAGACCTCATCTTAAACTTTATTGTAGCCCAGGAGCACTCATCTCAGTTCCCCACGTCATTAACTGCTGCAGAAGAATAACCCTACAATGCTGGAAAGACTCTGAGTTGGCTTTTTGTCCATAGTGATTTCTGGCTTTTTCTATCGTGCAGTGTTTGTCAATAGCCGCTACTTTGAAAGCATCTTAAAACTAGAATGCAATGTATGTTACTTTAAAACTTCCTAGCTTCAGATTTTCTggtttcactctcttttttctttttctgattccctAGATGCCAGTGCCCGAGTCATTCTCATACTTATTCCCAAGGTAATAATACATTTTGTGTCTAGCCGCAATTTCAATTTCCACATTTGGCAATGCATTTGGACAAAGTCAAAGCATGTGAGAGGAAGACTGATGCAGATGGTTGCTTTGCTCTTGAAACTGGTAACATGTAGTTCTAATTATCTGGAGAAGGatcggcagcccactccagtgttcttgcctgaagaatcccatggacagaggagcctggagggcagcagtccatggggtcgcaaaagagctggacatgactgagcaactgaacaaccgcAGTTCTAATTATGTCAGCTGAATGCTATTTATaatgtctttctttttgaaataaaattatgtgcCAAAGCTAAAAATGGTAATGCAAATAGGATATTAGGATGGTCTGAGTTCATCAAATAGAATTAAGTTGAAATCTTCGAAAGATTCTAATACATTGCAAAAAAGAGTCTAAAGAACAGTGTGgttcccagaaggaaaaaaaaattgtattgatgTTTAAAATAACACTAtttcttaataattaaaaatgacaaaaagttTTCGGTTCCTACAGACATCTTAATCCTTACCAAGTCCATTGTCCACAGTGAACAGCAGGAGCTCACTGTAAGTTCAACATGTCCCCAGAATGTCACATGAATTATAGTGCCACAAAAACTGATTTCACCTCTTAGGAGAAAAGGTCACATCCTAACAGTTGTAAGGGATGAAAAAGGAGCCTAAGCAGAAATTCACCAAGAAGCTGATTGGGAGTAGAACAGATAGAGTAACTAACCAAGGACTATTTCCTGCCATGAGAGTGACTCATTCTTTAGGACCAGCCAAGGGACCACCCCAGTCTTTAACAGCCAACTACCAAGCAGAAGCATGCTATGCCTTTTCAGCCCTCATGGACACATGCAGAATTTTGTCTTCAGCTGCTTTTCTGCAATTCTTAACTTAGTTTCAACAACAAATCAGTAATGTTTCCTATTTGGGACAATAAAATTAGTAATTTAGAGAAAGATAATCTCAGTGTTTTCTAAGATCCAGTTTATGTCTTTTCCTAAATTTTAGTTACTGGAGTAATAGACAATTTCTTTAAAGCCTGTCAGTATCAAAGAAATTTGAAATACGATTAAGGATACCCTTGCCCTCTACCAAAGGTAGACTGTTATCCAGTTGTGGTCTCCTTTCTttgtcttgttaaaaaaaaatggtagtgAAAATTGTTCCATAGACTTTTTTCCAATCTTATGACTGGTCAAGACTGATAACAATAAGTAgatgaaaacaaagataaaatccACTAATTAGAGACTTCTTGTTGTTccaataagacaaaaaaaaatttttttgccacAGCTAAACCTGGCACCTTGCAAAGAAATatccatttataaaaatgtttattaaatttccCAGAGAAAACTCAATAGTTCATAGGCATAAGCTTGAAAAATATCTTAGTGTGATAAGCACCCTCCATAGAgagaagttttatttaaataatcacaGTTATTAAAGAAGTGTAAGCAGGACTCTAATGAATGAATGTACTAATAGTTGTTCTCTAATAATAATCAAACTCCAAGCATCTAGAGGATTTTTTTCTAGCAGATTTTTActcattatgtttttaaaagtatattttaatttcaatggagaaaagattttaaataagtttattttcacAGTCTGCATCAAGTTAGCATTACATTGTCTTAAAATGCAGAGTTTAATTTGAATTGAATAGGCAACAATGAAactgagaaatgtattttaagtAAGGCTTCAAAGGAGATATTTACATTCAACTGCTGAAATCCCAACTTACTATCAAATAGCAATATCTTTGCTCTGTTTCTAAGGCCTACTCTGATGCTAACTTTTGTACTTCTAGCTCCTGGACTTTCACCTTCTGGGAAAACAACAGATTATGCCTTCGAGGTAGATctaattattcattctttttaaaaaatatttatttctgtatgtatAATATTTGGCTGCCAGATTTtcgttgcagcaagtgggatctttttTTAGTcgtagcatgcaaactcttagttttgacatgtgggatctagttccctgaccagggattgaacccaggcctactgcattgggagagcagagtcttagacactggaccaccagggaagtccctattcattcattcttttatgaaTGACCTGAAAAAATACAACCAGAGTATTTCCCTAATGCATTACTATCTCATTTGAAGTCTGTTATTAATTGATGTTCCCTAACCTTATTGTTTGATCAGCACCTATTTAGCAAAGTATTTTGTCAGGATAATGGAATATAAATATTCTGGTAACATGAGTAATGCCTAGAATACTGTCTTCTGTACAGCCATTAAAACAGGACAGATTCCCGTTTCTACAGACTCCATCATATATGTTGTATGATGAATCTTCTTTAGTTTTGTAACTATAACAGCCCCCCAAAGAGGTTCAAGTAATCTTTGAAGCAGGAATAAAAGAACAATTAATTCTGATGAATTTTTTTATCACACTGTGATTACATAATTATATGTTAAATCTCTGTCTCCTCCTAGTTTAGGGATCATAAATTAAAATGTGACCAGAGGCCTGACAGTTAATCATTCCAGGCGCAGACTGGGACGATGGGGCTGAGCTGGCTGAGAGTACAGGCCCATCTGAAGGGTGCAATCTGCCCTTAGCCCCACTTGGTTGCTGCCACACTGGAATGCAGCCAGTACTGCCTGAttgaggtcttcccaggtggtgctagtggtaaagaacccacttgacaGTACAGGCGACATCaaagacataggttcgatccctgggtagggaagatcccctggaggcaggcatgtcaacccactccagtattcttgcctagagaatgctatggtcagaggagcctggtgcactacagtctatggggttgcaaagagtcgaacatgactgaagcaccttagcgtGCATACACGCTGCCTGATTattcaagagagagagaaatccagATGgtcatattgttttgttttgtttttttcctttaattggaTAATGAGAGTTACTatccaaaccaaaaaaagaaatctaaacatAATATGGTTCAAACAAAGCATGTCTCCAGGCCAAAAGTAACCCATCATCCATCAGTATAAAAGCTCTTCTCTCGGCTGTAAACTATGAAGCCATGTTTGTCTTCTTCATAGCTGTATTACCAGAGCCTAGCACATGCCTGGAACATAGCAGACACTCAGCAGTGTTggttggatgaatggatggatggatggagggacaGATAAATGCATGCAATAGGGGTTGGAGAGATGAATGGTTGGATGAGTGGATGAAGGcatgaaaaatacacaaagaCAACATTAACATTGGAAAATAAGATACTGAAGAATTAATTTAGGTGTGGAGGCAAGAAGAGACAGGCATGTCAAGCTGAGGAAACAAATGAGGATTATGAAATGTTTGGGGGAAAATACATAATTCTAGTGTATCTGGAAGGAATGTTTGCTTAAAGAAGTGTGATGTGTGTGAGGCCAGTTGGGGTGACTTAGAAGGCCATGCTGGGGCATATATACTTTATTATCTAGACAATGAGGAAGTGTTTCAGggttttagaaatgaaataatcAACTCTCCAAACACCTGTCAcctaaatcttttatttttcctcagatGGCTGTTTCAACTATTAGATATGGAGCAGGAGTTACAAAGGAAGTGGGCATGGCAAGTATTTAAGATTTCTACAGTCTTCTACTGTAAATGTTAGATATATTTTACAACAAGCACAGATTAACAACTGTTGATCCTTTGTTTTAATCTcatctgatctcagaagctaagcagggtcaggCCTGGTTGGTCCTTGGATGGGAGTCCTTTATTTTGGACTTAATGTTAATTTTGTGAGAAGTGTCTATTACATTTCTTGTGCAATCAAACTTAACTTATacgttatttttcttattgtaggACCTACAAAGCATGGGTGCTAAAAATGTTTGTTTGATGACAGACAAGAACCTCTCCCAACTCCCTCCTGTACAGACAGTGATGGATTCCCTAGTGAAGAATGGCATAAACTTTAAGGTTTATGATCATGTGAGAGTGGAACCAACTGATACAAGGtattcttttattgttgttaaatTTACTTTAAGCGGAAGCCAATACATATCAGTGCTGATTGAAACTTGCCCCAGGCCTGActgtatagccctccaggctcctctgtccatggaattctccaggcatgaatactggagtgggttgccatttccttctccaggggatcttcccgacccagggatcggatccatatctcctgcattgcaggtgcattctcctctgtctgagccatcagagaagccctatttAATGGCATGGCAATTTATTTCTGGAAGTCCTGACATAATGGCAttcattttcccttctccaagcttCATGGAAGCCATTGAATTTGCCAAAAAGGGAGCTTTCGATGCCTTCCTGGCCGTGGGTGGCGGTTCCACCATAGACACCTGTAAAGCCGCTAATCTGTATTCATCCAGCCCTGACTCTGACTTCCTAGACTACGTCAATGCCCCCATTGGGAAGGGAAAGCCTGTGACTGTGCCTCTGAAACCTCTGATCGCAGGTAAACACTGTCTGTTTATTTTGCAATTGACAAGAGGCCTTAGGAAAAATGTTGGTTGTGGTGTTTAGGTGCTGAATTGTGTCCtcctcttttgcgaccccatgtaccatACTcctccagacacctctgtccatgggattctcccaggcaagaatactggagtgggttgtcatttccttctccaggggatcttcccaatccagtgatcaaactcgcatctcctgcattggcaggcagatttctttaccattgagccacctgggaagtctctggTCTTCATTACTGCACAGACAGAGGCAGTTTGGGTCAATGGTAGGGGTCTGCAGAGCTCAGCTATGAAGTCACTTTTTGGAGGATAAGGAAGGTCAGTGTTTATAGATGCTCAGACCCCTCTCTGGGCAGGCCTGTCTTCTGAGCCCTTCTCTGTTTTGTCCCACTTTGGCATCTGGGAGTTTAAGGGGAATGTTTGCTGTCATTTCTCTGGTGTTGACTCAACCCTTTCTTCCACATGATGGCTCCTCAGCTGACCTGGGGCTTTGTCTGCCCCGGGACATGTGGCCAGCATAGCCTTGTCACGCTGGACGACATCTGCTCGGTGGCAACACAGGACACAGACACGCAAACCCAAATCATGCTCCCTCGTCTGATCCACACAGACCTGGGGATCTTTTggtcttttctttcctccattttatTGCTGTCGGCACATCACTGTTTAAAGCCTTACAGCTCAAATGCCCTAACTGGAAAATATCAGCATAAAGTCTTGTCTTCTATCTTCCCCACTCCTCCCCTAGCCCCATTGTGCTGGGACAGGAGTGAGTTGACAGCAGATGAACGGCTTTGACGTGAACAAGGGATCAGTGGGGCGCAGCATAATTGATGTCTGGAGATTGGAGCCCTGTGGTGAAACTGTGTCAGTATCACACAGAGGGGTGATTAGTAAAGTTTAGAAACTTGACTGAACTGCAAAACCGCAGAGCCCAGCAAAGGCAGGGTGTCACTGTGCTTGCTGCCAAGGGGGAATAAAGATGTCTTTTAGAGATGGCAAATATGAGCTTTCTTCCCAGAGATGGAAAGAGGTCTGCTTTTGAATTCCAAGCTGCAGCTGCTTAAACTCTAGCCCTGAGGGAGACCAGGGCTCCCAGAGTGCCTCCCTGTTAATACAGAAACAGATACCACATGAACACATTAAACACACATGTGCATAATACAAACGTggatgtggtacatacatgctGAGCATACATACATGTTAGCACCATATGGACATCAGACATACATGCTGACACAGATACAAGCATCATGCATACATATCAAGTATACATGCATTAGGTTTACATGCATGTTAATGTAGGCATGTACCTCACATATACTGAGTATTAATgccagcacacacacattaaagaCAGATGCCAGAAAGCCAATGCCAGCACAGGTATCAGAGCTATTCCTCACATGTTAATGCAGACACAGTCATACACATCaagcatgtgtgtgctaagttgcttcagtggtgtctgactctgtgaccctaaggtccatagcccgccaggctcctctgtccatgggattctccaggcaagaatacttgggttgCCATGGgttgggagtgggttgccgtgtcttcctccaggggatcttcccgacccagggatcaaatccatgtctcctgcattggcaggtggattctttaccactagcaccacccgggaagccatcCACATTAAGCATACATACATGTTAACACAGATACACATCAAGCGAGTAGACAAGAGCAACAAAGCTTTCTTCTCTAACTTTGCTCCTTATCTTCTGAGGCTGAATTAAATATCTCCACTGACCTTTATTTAGATGcgctattaaaattaatttttttgttgttcaagtTCCAACTACCTCAGGCACTGGGAGCGAAACTACCGGAGTTGCCATTTTTGACTACGAACACTTGAAAGTAAAAACTGGTAAGAACTTCCTCTATAAATGTTTTTTAGTTCTCTTAGCTTTCAATTCCACACCCTTTTCTTTAAtcctaatatttaaaattcaaagagTTACAGAATTAAAGAAAGAGTATGCACATAGAcacatgttctttcttttcccagataCATATAAGAGTATGAAGCAGTCTAATAATCTTGTTTTTGAGAATTACCTACAAAAGCAGATTGAAATGCGATGAACCAGGGCCATTTTTCTGCCCAAGTTAGTGACTGTATATCAATGACAAATGGTTATTCCCTTTCCCAGCTTTTTTACATTCTAACTCATTTTCTTTGAGATgtgatttttaataataaaatgtataattttaagaatctggtttgatgagttttgacaaatatatatacacacatgtacccACCACCCTAATCAAAATATAGATATTCCCACTGCTCCAGAAAGTTCCCTCATGCTTCTTCCCAGTTAATGTCTCCAGCTCCATTCCCAAGTACCCACTCTTCTGCCGTCTGCCTTCTTTGTCATCTGTTTCCTATCATCTTCTCCAACTCTCAGCTGATCTGGGAGAAATGTCCCTCTCCTTGAGATGGTTCAGCATCCTTCTTCCAGGGCTTTGTAGCAGAACAAACTGGCAATGAACTGCACATTTATGgtaacttctctttttaaattaaattatattatccTGTGACCTTGTTAAAGATACTAATAATAGTAAGCAACACTTAAATTCtcccttacattttttttttaaagact from Bos indicus x Bos taurus breed Angus x Brahman F1 hybrid chromosome 14, Bos_hybrid_MaternalHap_v2.0, whole genome shotgun sequence includes the following:
- the ADHFE1 gene encoding hydroxyacid-oxoacid transhydrogenase, mitochondrial isoform X3 encodes the protein MAAARSRVVHLLRLLQRAACQCPSHSHTYSQAPGLSPSGKTTDYAFEMAVSTIRYGAGVTKEVGMDLQSMGAKNVCLMTDKNLSQLPPVQTVMDSLVKNGINFKVYDHVRVEPTDTSFMEAIEFAKKGAFDAFLAVGGGSTIDTCKAANLYSSSPDSDFLDYVNAPIGKGKPVTVPLKPLIAVPTTSGTGSETTGVAIFDYEHLKVKTGIASRAIKPTLGLIDPLHTLHMPERVVANSGFDVLCHALESYTALPYHMRSPCPSSPITRPAYQGSNPISDIWAVHALRIVAKYLKRAIRNPDDLEARSNMHLASAFAGIGFGNAGVHLCLMAFLWCSPPQQCSHLHHRCFLSDTWKWQKYWELTPALPGGQMLGLSWQTRCGNSYSIWMWMTAWLPLATPRPTSPSW